In Rahnella variigena, one DNA window encodes the following:
- the yjjX gene encoding inosine/xanthosine triphosphatase yields MYHVVAATTNPAKIKAIAMAFEDIFGAEAFRIEGVDVDSGVPSQPIGSNETRTGARHRVIGARQVRPEADFWVGVEAGIEDNMTFAWMVIENMHQRGESRSASLMLPEIILQGINQGSELGDEMEKLTGITEVKRKGGAIGVFTAGKLTRTSVYHQALVLALAPFHNSVYQVRTQTH; encoded by the coding sequence ATGTACCATGTTGTCGCTGCAACCACTAACCCGGCAAAGATCAAAGCTATCGCTATGGCTTTTGAAGACATTTTCGGCGCTGAGGCATTCCGCATTGAAGGCGTTGACGTCGACAGTGGTGTTCCCAGTCAACCTATCGGCAGTAATGAAACCCGTACCGGTGCGCGCCATCGCGTTATCGGCGCCCGCCAGGTTCGCCCCGAGGCAGACTTCTGGGTCGGCGTGGAAGCGGGTATCGAAGACAATATGACCTTCGCCTGGATGGTGATTGAGAATATGCACCAGCGTGGTGAATCCCGTTCAGCGAGCCTGATGTTACCTGAAATTATTTTACAAGGAATTAACCAGGGCAGCGAACTGGGAGATGAGATGGAAAAACTGACGGGTATCACAGAAGTAAAACGTAAAGGCGGCGCGATCGGAGTCTTTACAGCAGGAAAATTGACCCGCACCAGCGTTTATCATCAGGCGCTGGTACTGGCTTTAGCGCCTTTTCATAATTCGGTGTATCAGGTCAGAACCCAAACGCACTAA
- the trpR gene encoding trp operon repressor, producing MTQRPINDPALSQQGNEDWQCFLALLQHSFAENLHQDLLQLLLTPDERAALGTRVRIIQELMRGELSQRELKSQLGAGIATITRGSNGLKTAPAELKEWLSEHLLTDKTDD from the coding sequence ATGACCCAACGACCAATCAATGACCCTGCTCTTTCCCAACAAGGCAATGAGGACTGGCAATGCTTCCTGGCATTGCTGCAGCATTCTTTTGCTGAAAATCTGCATCAGGATTTGCTGCAACTGCTGCTTACGCCCGACGAACGTGCGGCGCTGGGTACGCGGGTGCGGATTATTCAGGAACTGATGCGCGGAGAGTTGAGTCAGCGTGAGCTGAAAAGCCAGCTGGGAGCAGGTATCGCCACGATAACACGTGGTTCGAATGGCCTGAAAACGGCACCGGCGGAGCTTAAGGAATGGCTGAGTGAGCACCTGCTGACAGACAAAACGGACGACTGA
- the creA gene encoding protein CreA, with amino-acid sequence MNRCWIFVFSMFAFCSAAVHAEQVGSVDTVFKLFGPDHKIVVEAFDDPDIKNVTCYISRAKTGGIKGGLGLAEDTADAAISCQQVGPIELSDKIKQGKDKGTVVFQKRTSLVFKKLQVVRFYDANRNALIYLSYSDKVVDGSPKNALSAVPIIPWAHTAP; translated from the coding sequence ATGAATAGATGTTGGATTTTTGTTTTTTCGATGTTTGCTTTTTGTTCTGCAGCGGTGCATGCAGAGCAGGTGGGTTCGGTCGATACCGTCTTCAAACTCTTCGGTCCCGACCATAAGATTGTTGTCGAGGCCTTTGATGATCCTGATATTAAAAATGTAACTTGTTATATCAGTCGTGCGAAAACCGGTGGCATCAAGGGCGGTTTAGGGCTGGCAGAAGATACCGCTGATGCCGCGATTTCCTGTCAGCAGGTGGGCCCGATTGAGTTAAGCGACAAGATTAAGCAAGGCAAAGACAAAGGAACGGTTGTTTTTCAGAAGCGCACATCGCTGGTGTTTAAAAAGCTGCAGGTGGTCCGTTTTTATGACGCGAATCGCAACGCACTTATTTATCTGAGCTACTCCGATAAAGTGGTGGATGGTTCACCGAAAAACGCACTAAGCGCGGTACCGATTATTCCGTGGGCGCATACCGCTCCGTGA
- the sltY gene encoding murein transglycosylase yields MDKWHSLALSVLLVTASGVAKADSLDAQRQHYMQIKQAWDNNQMDVVSQLMPTLEDYPLYPYLEYRQLTQELGDATPAQVNAFVKANPTLPPARSLPARFVNELARRQDWNSLLSFSPQPPKPVAARCNYYYAKWATGDQKTAFDGAKDIWLTGTSLPNTCDKLFSVWQGAGNQTALTTLQRIGLAMKAGNTSLVSYLAKQLPPDYQTMRDALVDLQNNPNTLESFARNVGPTDFTRNATSITFARIARDDSENARSMIPVLVRLQKMSDSDRLELEEAVAWRYMGSDAAPEQAAWRDNVILRSHSTTLVERRIRMALAAGDRQGLNQWLQRLPSDALQEDEWQYWRASVMIDNGQRSQGEAMLRTLMKGRGFYPMAAAQKLNVTYPMQISVAAKPDSSIAKLPEVARVRELMYWQMDNLARTEWSYLVSSRTESQQSALARYAFEQKWPDLSVQATITGKLWDYLEERFPLAWPDEFRRATNDKGITQSYAMAIARQESAWNPKARSPVGAAGLMQVMPATAQHTVDMFGLQGYSNPGQLLDPQMNITIGTSYLEYVYQMFGRNRILSSAAYNAGPSRVNTWLGNSAGRVDSVAFIESIPFSETRRYVKNVLAYDAFYRYFLHQPAKILTDAEWQRRY; encoded by the coding sequence GTGGACAAATGGCACTCTCTGGCACTGAGCGTGTTGCTGGTAACAGCATCGGGCGTGGCGAAAGCGGACTCGCTGGACGCACAGCGTCAGCATTATATGCAGATTAAACAGGCGTGGGATAACAATCAGATGGACGTTGTCAGCCAGCTGATGCCGACGCTGGAAGACTATCCTCTTTATCCTTATCTGGAATACCGGCAGCTAACGCAGGAACTGGGGGACGCGACACCGGCGCAGGTGAACGCATTTGTGAAAGCGAACCCGACATTGCCGCCTGCGCGTTCTTTGCCAGCCCGCTTTGTCAATGAACTGGCGCGCCGTCAGGACTGGAACAGTTTGCTTTCATTCAGCCCGCAACCGCCGAAACCGGTGGCGGCGCGCTGTAACTACTATTACGCCAAATGGGCGACCGGCGATCAGAAAACAGCGTTTGATGGTGCGAAAGACATCTGGCTGACCGGCACATCACTGCCCAATACCTGCGATAAATTGTTCTCGGTCTGGCAGGGCGCAGGCAATCAGACCGCGCTGACGACGCTGCAACGAATTGGCCTGGCGATGAAAGCGGGTAACACCAGTCTGGTCAGTTATCTGGCAAAGCAGTTGCCACCTGATTATCAGACCATGCGCGATGCGCTTGTCGATCTGCAAAATAATCCGAATACCCTCGAAAGCTTTGCGCGCAATGTCGGTCCGACTGATTTTACCCGTAACGCGACCAGCATTACGTTCGCGCGCATTGCCCGTGATGATTCTGAGAATGCCCGTTCGATGATCCCGGTGCTCGTGCGCTTGCAGAAGATGAGTGACAGCGACCGGCTCGAACTGGAAGAAGCCGTTGCCTGGCGTTATATGGGCAGCGACGCCGCACCGGAACAGGCGGCATGGCGCGATAACGTCATTTTGCGCAGCCATTCCACCACGCTTGTTGAGCGCCGCATTCGTATGGCGCTGGCCGCCGGAGATCGTCAGGGGCTGAACCAGTGGCTGCAACGCTTGCCGTCGGATGCCCTGCAGGAAGATGAATGGCAATACTGGCGTGCGTCCGTGATGATTGATAACGGTCAGCGCTCGCAAGGCGAAGCGATGCTGCGTACGTTAATGAAAGGCCGCGGATTCTATCCGATGGCGGCGGCGCAAAAGCTGAACGTGACTTATCCGATGCAGATTTCTGTCGCGGCTAAGCCAGATTCAAGTATTGCGAAATTGCCGGAAGTGGCGCGTGTGCGTGAGCTGATGTACTGGCAGATGGACAATCTGGCGCGTACCGAATGGAGTTATCTGGTCAGCAGCCGTACGGAATCGCAGCAGTCGGCGCTGGCGCGTTATGCGTTCGAGCAAAAATGGCCGGATCTCAGTGTGCAGGCCACCATTACCGGCAAGCTGTGGGATTATCTCGAAGAGCGTTTCCCGCTCGCGTGGCCGGATGAATTCCGTCGTGCGACCAACGATAAAGGCATCACGCAAAGCTACGCGATGGCGATTGCCCGTCAGGAAAGTGCGTGGAATCCGAAAGCCCGTTCGCCGGTTGGCGCTGCCGGTCTGATGCAGGTGATGCCTGCGACTGCGCAACATACCGTCGACATGTTTGGGTTGCAGGGCTACAGCAATCCGGGGCAATTACTGGATCCGCAGATGAACATAACGATCGGCACCAGTTATTTGGAATATGTCTATCAGATGTTTGGGCGCAACCGTATTTTGTCCAGTGCGGCATATAACGCCGGGCCTTCACGCGTAAATACCTGGTTAGGTAACAGCGCGGGCAGGGTGGATTCAGTGGCGTTTATCGAGAGTATCCCTTTCTCTGAAACTCGTCGATATGTTAAAAATGTGTTGGCATATGACGCGTTTTATCGCTATTTTTTACATCAACCCGCCAAGATTTTGACGGATGCCGAATGGCAGAGGCGTTACTGA
- the robA gene encoding MDR efflux pump AcrAB transcriptional activator RobA, which produces MDQAGIIRDLLSWLETHLDQPLSLDNVAAKAGYSKWHLQRMFKDVTNNAIGAYIRARRLSKAAVALRLTSRPILDIALQYRFDSQQTFTRAFKKQFAQTPALYRRAEDWHSFGICPPIRLGAFILPQPEYISLPEQHLVGMTQSYACTLEQITTYRNEMRRHFWRQYIGEAKTLPPILYGLHHSRPSQEKDDEQEVLYTTALEAQHLPENVEGQPIVLQHGEYAMFHYNGTPEHLQEFILTLYSTCLPTLKLTRRKGQDIERFYTNGRAPGTTPTELQCDYLIPIRR; this is translated from the coding sequence ATGGATCAAGCAGGAATCATTCGTGACCTTCTTAGCTGGTTAGAAACCCATTTAGACCAGCCCTTGTCACTCGACAATGTCGCAGCCAAGGCCGGCTATTCCAAGTGGCACCTGCAGCGCATGTTTAAAGATGTCACTAATAATGCCATTGGCGCTTATATTCGTGCCCGCCGTTTGTCGAAAGCGGCCGTGGCCTTGCGTCTCACCAGTCGCCCGATTTTAGATATCGCCCTTCAGTATCGTTTTGATTCTCAACAAACATTTACCCGGGCATTCAAAAAACAATTTGCACAAACACCGGCACTGTATCGTCGTGCTGAAGACTGGCATTCGTTTGGGATTTGTCCGCCAATCCGTCTGGGCGCTTTTATTCTGCCGCAGCCTGAATATATCTCGCTGCCGGAACAGCATCTGGTCGGGATGACGCAGAGTTACGCCTGTACGCTGGAGCAAATCACCACGTACCGAAACGAGATGCGTCGTCATTTCTGGCGTCAATATATTGGTGAAGCAAAAACGCTGCCACCAATACTTTATGGCCTGCACCATTCGCGTCCAAGCCAGGAAAAAGATGACGAGCAGGAAGTATTGTACACGACCGCGCTGGAAGCTCAGCACCTGCCGGAAAACGTTGAAGGTCAGCCAATTGTGTTGCAGCACGGCGAATATGCCATGTTCCATTACAATGGCACGCCGGAGCATTTGCAGGAGTTTATTCTGACGCTGTACAGCACCTGTCTGCCGACATTGAAACTGACCCGCAGAAAGGGACAGGATATCGAACGCTTTTACACGAATGGCCGTGCCCCAGGCACTACGCCAACCGAACTACAGTGTGATTACCTGATCCCAATCCGCCGCTAA
- the gpmB gene encoding 2,3-diphosphoglycerate-dependent phosphoglycerate mutase GpmB, which translates to MLQVYLVRHGETEWNAARRIQGQSDSPLTAKGLYQARQVAERVRNEGITHVITSDLGRTRHTAQIIADACGCEVINEPRLRELHMGVLEERILDGLTEQEEVWRKQMVDGSPKGRIPEGETMTELAERMRAALDSCLDLPEGSKPLLVSHGIALGCLISTILGLPAYAERRLRLRNCSLSRVDHQQSAWLANGWIVETAGDVSHLELPALDELQR; encoded by the coding sequence ATGTTACAGGTATATCTCGTCCGTCACGGCGAAACAGAATGGAACGCCGCACGCCGTATTCAGGGGCAATCAGACAGCCCGCTGACGGCCAAAGGTCTTTATCAGGCGCGTCAGGTTGCTGAGCGTGTGCGTAATGAAGGGATCACCCACGTCATCACCAGTGACTTAGGACGTACCCGCCATACGGCGCAGATTATCGCTGATGCCTGCGGGTGTGAAGTGATCAATGAGCCGCGTTTGCGCGAATTACATATGGGCGTGCTGGAAGAGCGTATTCTGGACGGCCTGACAGAGCAGGAAGAAGTATGGCGTAAGCAGATGGTCGATGGTTCACCGAAAGGGCGTATTCCTGAAGGTGAAACGATGACGGAACTGGCTGAGCGTATGCGTGCTGCACTCGACAGCTGTCTGGATTTACCGGAAGGCAGTAAGCCTTTGCTGGTCAGTCACGGTATTGCACTGGGCTGCCTGATCAGTACCATCCTCGGGCTACCTGCTTATGCGGAACGTCGTCTGCGTCTGCGTAACTGTTCTTTATCGCGTGTCGATCACCAGCAAAGTGCCTGGCTTGCGAATGGCTGGATTGTGGAAACAGCGGGCGATGTATCACATCTGGAACTGCCCGCGTTAGACGAGTTGCAACGCTAA